A single genomic interval of Cyanobacteria bacterium GSL.Bin1 harbors:
- the rplD gene encoding 50S ribosomal protein L4 produces the protein MVNCTVKNWQGETVGEASLDLKVAKPENAEHIVHRALIRQTTNARQGTASTKTRSEVRGGGRKPWRQKGTGRARAGSSRSPLWRGGGVIFGPKPRDFNIKMNRKERRLALRTALASRGEDFLVVEPFAEQFSQPKTKELAQAMSRWGVEPGVKTLIILDEWTENVTLSARNLPNVRLIRADSLNIYDILVAQKIVTTPSAIEKIKEVYSD, from the coding sequence ATGGTTAATTGTACTGTTAAAAATTGGCAAGGCGAAACAGTCGGGGAAGCAAGCTTAGACCTGAAAGTTGCTAAGCCAGAAAATGCCGAACATATCGTGCATCGAGCCCTAATTCGCCAAACGACAAATGCTCGTCAGGGCACGGCTTCGACCAAAACTCGCTCCGAAGTGCGAGGCGGCGGACGCAAACCGTGGCGGCAAAAAGGAACCGGGCGCGCTCGTGCCGGCTCGAGTCGTTCTCCCTTATGGCGCGGTGGCGGTGTCATCTTTGGACCGAAGCCTCGTGATTTCAATATTAAAATGAATCGCAAAGAACGGCGTCTCGCCTTGAGAACAGCGCTGGCGAGCCGAGGGGAAGATTTCCTCGTGGTAGAACCCTTTGCGGAACAATTTTCCCAGCCCAAAACCAAAGAATTGGCACAAGCGATGAGCCGTTGGGGCGTAGAGCCTGGGGTGAAAACGTTAATTATTTTGGATGAATGGACAGAAAACGTGACTTTATCGGCTCGCAATCTGCCCAATGTTCGGTTAATACGGGCTGATAGCTTGAATATCTACGATATTTTAGTGGCGCAGAAAATTGTCACCACCCCAAGCGCGATCGAGAAAATCAAGGAGGTGTATAGTGATTGA
- a CDS encoding 50S ribosomal protein L23: protein MVIEKQERELIDLVRKPVITEKATILLEQNKYVFDVAKQATKPEIKKAIEMLFDVKVTKVNVQNLPQKKRRMGRYMGTKPQYKRAIVTLAEEDTITLFPEV from the coding sequence ATAGTGATTGAAAAACAAGAGCGCGAATTAATTGATTTAGTTCGCAAACCCGTCATTACAGAAAAGGCAACGATTCTATTAGAGCAAAACAAGTACGTTTTTGACGTTGCCAAACAAGCGACAAAGCCTGAGATCAAAAAAGCAATCGAAATGCTTTTTGATGTGAAGGTGACAAAAGTCAATGTTCAAAACTTACCCCAGAAAAAACGCCGAATGGGGAGATATATGGGAACCAAACCCCAATACAAGCGAGCAATTGTCACCCTTGCTGAAGAAGACACAATCACCCTCTTCCCTGAAGTTTAA